In Leptodesmis sichuanensis A121, the following are encoded in one genomic region:
- a CDS encoding exopolysaccharide biosynthesis polyprenyl glycosylphosphotransferase encodes MVEANGDNCQVTILDQICQISIPSVFTVKKAVEFKQNFQQACQQYPDLKRINLDLSLTRFMDSSGIGALVAGRKMAQKQGIELVLQNVSQQVITVLTLADLDKFFVIEAAPPPKLPKTKRPLPNARVTIQSVPAIAPISSTTSMPQRFINIVKVKDDQPFITHPSVMSVPKRIIDIVGSLVGLAITGVVLIPIAIAIKLDSPGPIFFGQVRCSRMGKRFKMWKFRSMVTDAEAKKHLVENEAEGAIFKAKNDPRITRVGRFLRKTSLDELPQFWNVLKGEMSLVGTRPPTPDEVERYEIPQWQRLDIKPGMTGEWQVNGRSSIKNFEDIVRLDLKYQENWSLIYDIQLIIKTIGVVFNKKSGAM; translated from the coding sequence GTGGTTGAAGCGAACGGAGATAACTGTCAAGTAACCATCCTGGATCAGATTTGCCAGATCAGTATTCCATCTGTCTTCACGGTTAAGAAGGCGGTTGAATTTAAGCAGAATTTTCAGCAAGCGTGTCAGCAATATCCTGACTTGAAACGCATCAACCTGGATCTCAGCCTTACCCGGTTTATGGACAGTAGCGGGATTGGTGCCCTGGTTGCTGGCCGTAAAATGGCTCAGAAGCAAGGGATTGAGTTGGTCTTGCAGAATGTTTCGCAACAGGTGATTACTGTTCTCACACTGGCTGATCTCGATAAGTTTTTTGTGATTGAGGCGGCTCCACCCCCAAAATTACCCAAAACTAAACGCCCTTTGCCCAATGCTAGAGTAACAATTCAGTCCGTGCCTGCGATCGCCCCGATCAGTTCGACTACATCCATGCCTCAGCGGTTCATCAACATCGTTAAGGTGAAAGATGACCAACCGTTTATTACCCACCCCTCAGTGATGTCCGTTCCTAAACGCATCATTGATATCGTCGGCTCCCTGGTAGGATTGGCGATTACCGGGGTTGTACTCATTCCTATCGCGATCGCCATCAAGCTGGATAGCCCTGGCCCCATCTTCTTTGGTCAGGTGCGCTGTTCCCGGATGGGCAAACGCTTTAAGATGTGGAAGTTTCGCTCGATGGTGACGGATGCCGAGGCGAAAAAACATCTGGTGGAAAATGAAGCGGAAGGTGCCATTTTCAAAGCCAAAAACGATCCTCGCATTACCCGTGTTGGGCGATTCTTACGCAAAACCAGTCTGGATGAACTTCCCCAATTTTGGAATGTGTTGAAGGGAGAAATGAGCCTGGTGGGCACCCGTCCCCCGACCCCGGATGAGGTAGAGCGGTATGAAATCCCTCAATGGCAACGGTTGGATATTAAACCAGGAATGACTGGAGAGTGGCAGGTAAATGGCCGATCGTCGATCAAAAATTTTGAGGACATCGTGCGGCTGGATCTGAAATACCAGGAAAACTGGAGCTTAATCTACGACATCCAGTTAATCATCAAAACCATCGGGGTCGTATTTAACAAAAAATCAGGAGCCATGTAG
- a CDS encoding histidine kinase has translation MQVSPGMPTNADTPLQLLLFVDKRPSSKERIRQVRTALKELREECDFELQIIDVSEQPYLAEYFRLIATPTLIKIHPEPRQSLAGSNLVEQLQHWWPHWQRSVADYLSNAGFAEQPQLRSLDRVRPGGGVGSETESSPTFPAASLTSAADLPTSDLISKELAAAEAVPVNDLPPDVGTDVASESEMHQAVKSITHSAELLRLSDEIFQLRREKEELEHQLQFKDQIIAMLAHDLRNPLTAASIALETLEMGYNSFDENGESRLTPALTAQLLKHARTQTRAIDRMITDILQAARGASSELQIQPQKLDLGMLCTDVLEHLRHRFQSKAQRVEQDIPSDLPVIFADGERIRQVLINLLENAIKYTPVGGTIQLAVLHRTSQKVQVSVCDNGPGIPLENQEQIFEDRFRLKRDEDKEGYGIGLSLCQRIVRAHYGQIWVDSTPNKGSCFHFTLPVFRG, from the coding sequence ATGCAGGTGTCCCCTGGAATGCCCACTAATGCCGATACCCCCTTACAGCTTTTGCTGTTTGTTGATAAGCGTCCGAGTTCCAAAGAGCGAATTCGGCAAGTTCGTACTGCCCTGAAAGAATTACGGGAAGAGTGTGATTTTGAACTGCAAATTATCGATGTCAGTGAACAACCCTATCTTGCGGAATACTTCCGCCTGATTGCCACTCCGACATTAATTAAAATCCATCCTGAACCCCGCCAGTCTCTCGCTGGCAGTAATCTGGTTGAGCAACTGCAACACTGGTGGCCTCACTGGCAGCGCTCCGTAGCAGACTATCTCTCGAACGCAGGTTTTGCAGAACAGCCTCAACTGCGATCGCTGGATCGGGTGCGGCCAGGAGGAGGTGTAGGTTCAGAAACGGAAAGTAGCCCAACGTTTCCGGCTGCCAGTCTAACCTCTGCAGCAGACTTACCAACTTCTGACCTGATCAGCAAAGAACTGGCTGCAGCAGAAGCTGTACCTGTAAACGATTTACCACCTGATGTAGGCACCGATGTCGCTTCAGAGAGTGAAATGCATCAGGCAGTGAAATCTATTACCCATTCCGCTGAATTATTGCGGTTATCAGACGAAATCTTTCAACTGAGACGGGAAAAAGAAGAACTGGAACATCAACTTCAGTTCAAAGATCAAATTATTGCCATGCTGGCTCATGATCTGCGGAACCCTTTAACTGCCGCTTCTATTGCTCTGGAAACTCTGGAAATGGGGTACAACTCGTTTGACGAAAATGGAGAATCTCGTCTGACTCCTGCACTAACAGCACAACTCTTGAAGCACGCTCGGACTCAAACCCGCGCGATCGATCGCATGATTACAGATATTCTTCAAGCAGCCCGAGGAGCGAGTTCTGAATTACAAATTCAACCTCAAAAGTTGGATCTGGGGATGCTCTGTACGGACGTTTTGGAACACCTGAGGCATCGATTTCAAAGCAAGGCTCAACGGGTGGAACAGGACATCCCCTCTGATCTGCCAGTCATTTTTGCGGATGGTGAGCGAATTCGTCAGGTGTTGATTAATTTGCTGGAGAATGCCATTAAGTACACTCCTGTTGGTGGCACAATCCAGCTTGCCGTTTTGCATCGCACCTCACAGAAAGTGCAGGTCAGTGTTTGTGATAACGGCCCTGGCATTCCATTAGAAAATCAGGAGCAGATTTTTGAAGACCGCTTTCGTCTCAAGCGAGATGAGGATAAGGAAGGGTACGGAATTGGCCTTTCGCTATGTCAACGGATTGTTCGTGCCCATTACGGCCAAATTTGGGTAGATTCTACGCCGAATAAAGGAAGCTGTTTTCACTTCACCCTCCCTGTCTTTCGGGGATGA
- a CDS encoding ISKra4 family transposase, with protein MTATIVQSTTESITLQITIPLSQSFLDTEETIQSVLNEAGTLASGAALKQFDTDGSAIAMGGMNWTSKGQLPKTYQTPYGTVEVHRHVYQTSAGGPTFCPLEVDARIIMTSTPRLAKQISHKYAEMSSVRVVEDLRENHGRVIHRSFVQTLAEAVGEIALLKEEDWHYQTPKLPVEVATVSLGVDGTCLLLCKDGFRQAMIGTLSLYDAQGERLHTTYVAAAPEQGRQTFLDRMRREIEHIKRLYPNSHYQGLADGAPENWTFLEPVTDSQVLDFFHATQYLDNVAKAIHPRNPKHQKSWMDEHCHLLKHEVGAAQRLLTEMETIVPKRVSQSVQKGLQDAITYFRNHHHQMRYAEAIAAHLPIGSGVTEAGCKVIVKARLCGSGMKWKEHGAGIVLSLRTLSYSQGRWQQFWSKINRYGFTFAE; from the coding sequence ATGACCGCAACTATTGTCCAAAGTACAACAGAGTCAATCACTCTTCAAATTACTATTCCTCTGAGTCAATCATTTCTAGACACCGAAGAAACCATCCAATCAGTACTGAATGAAGCAGGAACTCTGGCCAGTGGAGCAGCGCTCAAACAGTTTGATACCGATGGCAGTGCCATTGCAATGGGCGGGATGAATTGGACGAGTAAAGGACAATTGCCCAAAACCTATCAAACCCCTTATGGAACAGTAGAAGTACATCGGCATGTGTACCAAACGAGCGCGGGTGGACCCACCTTTTGTCCCCTGGAAGTCGATGCTCGGATCATCATGACTTCAACCCCCCGGTTGGCCAAACAAATCTCCCACAAATATGCGGAGATGAGTAGTGTCCGAGTGGTAGAAGATTTGCGGGAAAATCATGGACGAGTGATCCACCGTTCGTTTGTGCAAACGTTAGCCGAAGCGGTCGGTGAGATTGCCTTGCTCAAGGAAGAGGATTGGCACTATCAGACACCAAAATTACCTGTAGAGGTGGCAACGGTCAGTCTCGGTGTCGATGGCACCTGCCTGTTGTTATGCAAAGACGGATTTCGCCAAGCCATGATTGGGACCCTCAGTCTCTATGATGCTCAAGGGGAAAGGCTCCACACCACCTATGTCGCCGCCGCACCCGAACAGGGACGGCAAACCTTTTTAGATCGAATGCGACGAGAAATTGAACACATCAAACGGTTGTATCCCAACTCCCATTATCAAGGGTTAGCCGATGGAGCACCGGAGAATTGGACGTTTCTCGAACCCGTCACGGATAGTCAAGTTTTGGATTTCTTTCATGCCACTCAGTATCTCGACAACGTTGCTAAAGCCATCCATCCCCGCAATCCTAAACATCAAAAAAGCTGGATGGATGAGCATTGTCATCTGCTGAAGCACGAGGTGGGTGCCGCTCAACGACTGCTGACAGAAATGGAAACCATTGTGCCGAAACGGGTGAGTCAATCGGTGCAAAAGGGATTACAAGATGCCATCACTTACTTTCGCAATCACCACCATCAGATGCGCTATGCCGAGGCGATTGCTGCTCATTTACCCATTGGCTCAGGAGTCACCGAAGCGGGATGTAAAGTCATTGTCAAAGCACGTCTGTGTGGCTCTGGAATGAAGTGGAAAGAACATGGAGCGGGGATTGTTTTGAGCTTACGAACCTTGAGTTACAGTCAAGGACGATGGCAGCAATTTTGGTCAAAGATTAATCGCTATGGCTTCACTTTTGCAGAATAG
- a CDS encoding esterase-like activity of phytase family protein codes for MVRGNEQVQKVIVAYRPLNLWQRFLQGWVAVRLKDWCLSFIALLVGLMITACDLPQVSAEERLFLNLSLDFLSEYQLPKLSFQDTPIGGLSGITYDRQRGLFYVISDDRSELAPARFYTLKMDLEATDPKTPTIKQVTVEGVTFITDETGQPFAKGTVDPEGIALSPLGTLFISSEGVARNQIPPFVREFDLKTGRWKRSLPIPERYKPGTKDGQLQGVGDNLGFEALTLNMSGGSTVAIEPFRLFTATESALMQDSSPEHPQQGESRNRMLHYSVDPTHSLLVSEHLYPMDSPTSGAMFHGLTDLLAIDQGGHFLSLERSLGPAGFAVKVFQLTLGGASDTGMIDSFKGSLPGVKPIQKKLLLDLNQLGIPLDNLEGMTLGPRLPDGV; via the coding sequence ATGGTGCGAGGGAATGAACAAGTTCAAAAGGTAATCGTAGCTTACCGTCCTTTAAATCTGTGGCAGCGATTTCTTCAAGGCTGGGTAGCTGTGCGGTTGAAGGATTGGTGCTTAAGTTTCATCGCGCTTCTAGTGGGATTGATGATCACTGCTTGCGATTTGCCCCAAGTCAGTGCTGAAGAACGATTGTTTCTGAACTTGTCCTTAGACTTTTTAAGTGAATATCAATTACCTAAATTGAGTTTTCAAGACACACCTATAGGAGGGTTATCTGGAATTACCTACGATCGCCAGCGAGGTCTGTTTTATGTCATTTCCGACGATCGCAGTGAACTGGCTCCAGCCCGTTTTTACACTTTAAAGATGGACTTAGAGGCGACTGACCCCAAAACACCCACCATTAAACAAGTCACCGTAGAAGGCGTAACATTCATTACGGATGAAACAGGCCAACCGTTTGCCAAAGGCACCGTCGATCCAGAAGGGATTGCCCTATCTCCTTTGGGAACGCTGTTCATTTCCAGTGAAGGGGTAGCTCGCAATCAGATTCCTCCCTTTGTACGGGAATTTGACTTAAAGACTGGTCGATGGAAACGCAGCCTGCCCATTCCAGAGCGATACAAACCGGGCACCAAGGATGGGCAATTGCAGGGAGTAGGGGATAATCTGGGCTTCGAAGCATTAACGCTGAATATGAGTGGGGGCAGTACGGTGGCGATCGAACCCTTTCGCTTATTTACAGCCACGGAATCTGCCCTGATGCAGGACAGTAGTCCAGAGCATCCCCAACAGGGAGAGAGCCGCAACCGGATGTTACATTACTCCGTGGATCCCACCCATTCTTTGCTGGTGTCTGAGCATCTATATCCCATGGATTCTCCCACTTCAGGAGCAATGTTTCACGGGCTGACTGACTTGTTGGCGATCGATCAGGGAGGCCACTTTTTGAGTCTGGAGCGATCGTTGGGGCCAGCAGGATTTGCTGTTAAGGTGTTTCAACTGACCCTAGGTGGAGCCAGTGACACGGGCATGATTGATAGTTTCAAAGGGAGTTTACCGGGAGTTAAGCCAATTCAGAAAAAACTGCTGCTGGATCTCAACCAACTGGGCATTCCTCTTGATAATTTGGAGGGCATGACCCTGGGGCCTCGCTTGCCAGATGGGGTTTGA
- a CDS encoding iron uptake porin, with product MDSYQQLGLRGLGLISLLAGSVSLGSFSAIAADVPSQSSTAQSSIQMPVTSVSQLEENASTADQGAMAQVTSVSQFSDVRPTDWAYQALKSLVERYGCIVGYPDKTYRGNRALTRWEFAAGLNACLDKIQELIAAATADFVRKEDLETVKKLQELFAAELAALRGRVDALEVRTATLEKQQFSTTTRLSGEAIFSLASAYGAYPGGNSNFLNNTGLRAGRDAQPVFNDRVRLNLLTSFTGKDLLITGLQAYNFGGGPSALFPNGSSLAGTLGYGDVVFGNASNVRLSYEPQFPTVNPQNLAAVGGNNSVNLYKLLYIFPVASKITAFAGTSAEVSDAFPSILPFAGEGQGSISRFSNLPAYQRVSGGTSQTGLASAAGLIFSFSDAIDFRALYGTVNASIPSNQGFPGTPLGAGLFNGSFIAAAQLTIKPSSNFDIGLNYAYSYHQINILGTGLGTVDIGSILFNPTPAEITARGAGLGAIGTVLNQGINLNTLGTSLAFRITPNVTLAGSFSYIFADLSNINASTNFLSWLAGIHVKDVFKTGSSAGLIFGSPLYRVATGGRAFDPTNAVPYQLEGYVNFRVTDNISVTPGLFVIFNAGGFNQNPTVFVPVARTTFTF from the coding sequence GTGGATAGTTACCAACAGCTTGGTTTAAGAGGTCTTGGTTTGATCAGTTTACTGGCCGGATCTGTCTCCCTGGGTTCGTTTTCTGCGATCGCGGCGGATGTACCCAGCCAGTCAAGTACTGCCCAAAGTTCTATTCAAATGCCTGTGACATCGGTTTCTCAGTTGGAAGAGAACGCTTCCACAGCAGATCAAGGTGCCATGGCTCAGGTGACTTCGGTTTCCCAATTTTCAGATGTCAGACCTACGGATTGGGCATACCAGGCATTAAAATCCCTGGTTGAGCGGTATGGCTGTATTGTCGGCTATCCAGACAAGACCTACCGGGGCAACCGGGCCTTGACTCGTTGGGAGTTTGCAGCAGGTCTCAATGCCTGTTTGGACAAAATTCAGGAATTGATTGCAGCAGCCACCGCAGATTTTGTCAGAAAGGAAGATCTGGAAACGGTCAAGAAGCTTCAAGAACTGTTTGCGGCGGAACTGGCAGCCCTGCGCGGTCGGGTCGATGCCCTGGAAGTCCGAACTGCCACCTTAGAGAAGCAGCAATTTTCCACCACCACTCGCCTATCTGGTGAAGCGATCTTCAGTTTGGCCAGCGCTTATGGTGCTTACCCTGGCGGCAACTCTAACTTCCTGAACAACACAGGGTTGAGAGCGGGCAGAGATGCTCAGCCTGTATTCAACGATCGCGTACGGCTGAACCTGCTGACTAGCTTTACAGGAAAGGATCTGCTGATCACCGGGTTGCAAGCCTATAACTTTGGCGGTGGCCCCAGTGCGCTCTTTCCCAATGGCAGCAGCTTGGCTGGAACCCTGGGATACGGAGATGTCGTCTTCGGCAATGCCAGTAATGTCAGGCTATCCTACGAGCCACAGTTCCCGACCGTCAATCCCCAAAACCTGGCTGCTGTAGGTGGCAACAATAGTGTCAATTTGTACAAACTGTTGTACATCTTCCCCGTAGCCAGCAAGATCACGGCCTTTGCTGGAACCAGTGCCGAAGTTTCTGATGCCTTCCCGTCAATTCTCCCCTTTGCGGGAGAAGGTCAGGGTTCCATTTCCCGCTTCAGTAACCTTCCCGCCTATCAACGGGTTTCCGGCGGAACGTCTCAGACTGGCTTAGCCTCCGCCGCAGGACTAATCTTCAGTTTCTCTGATGCCATTGATTTTCGTGCCCTGTATGGAACTGTGAATGCCAGTATTCCAAGCAATCAGGGCTTTCCAGGAACACCGTTAGGTGCAGGCTTGTTTAATGGCAGTTTCATTGCAGCAGCTCAGTTAACTATCAAGCCCTCCAGCAACTTTGATATTGGCCTGAACTACGCCTACAGCTATCACCAGATCAACATTTTAGGTACAGGTTTGGGAACTGTTGATATTGGCTCGATTCTATTTAATCCAACCCCGGCTGAAATTACGGCTAGAGGAGCAGGCTTAGGTGCGATTGGCACGGTCTTGAACCAGGGAATTAACTTGAACACCCTGGGAACCTCCTTGGCGTTTCGTATCACTCCCAATGTCACCTTAGCTGGGTCTTTCTCCTACATCTTTGCCGATCTGTCCAACATTAACGCTTCCACCAATTTTTTGAGCTGGCTGGCTGGGATCCACGTTAAGGATGTGTTTAAGACGGGATCATCTGCAGGGTTGATCTTTGGCAGTCCACTGTACCGGGTGGCTACGGGTGGCAGAGCCTTCGATCCAACCAATGCGGTTCCTTACCAGTTAGAAGGCTACGTGAACTTTAGAGTGACTGATAATATCAGCGTCACTCCCGGCCTGTTCGTGATCTTTAATGCTGGAGGATTCAATCAGAATCCCACAGTCTTTGTGCCAGTGGCACGCACCACATTCACATTCTGA
- a CDS encoding NADPH-dependent FMN reductase, whose product MVKIVGLAGSLRPGSYSQMALADVASRVEALGAEVEILDLRSLHLPFCDGSDAYPDYPDVEKLKQAVLNADGIILVTPEYHGSISGVLKNALDLMGFEEFSGKVTGLMSVLGGQSNSNALNDMRTIMRWIHAWTIPEQVAIGQAWKAFDETGHLIDKSLSERLDAFAQSLVDNTQKLRGGAKQVAVA is encoded by the coding sequence ATGGTTAAGATAGTTGGCCTTGCTGGAAGTTTAAGACCGGGTTCCTATAGCCAGATGGCTTTGGCGGATGTTGCTAGCCGGGTGGAAGCCTTGGGAGCAGAGGTGGAAATTCTGGACTTGCGATCGCTCCATCTCCCCTTCTGTGATGGTAGCGATGCGTATCCCGACTATCCCGATGTGGAGAAGCTGAAACAAGCTGTCCTGAATGCGGATGGCATCATTCTGGTGACACCAGAGTACCACGGTAGCATCAGTGGCGTGTTGAAAAATGCTTTGGATTTGATGGGCTTTGAAGAGTTCTCCGGTAAGGTCACGGGTCTGATGAGCGTACTGGGTGGACAATCCAACAGCAATGCGTTGAATGATATGCGAACCATCATGCGTTGGATTCATGCCTGGACAATTCCGGAACAGGTGGCGATCGGTCAAGCCTGGAAAGCGTTTGACGAAACAGGTCACTTAATTGACAAATCTCTCTCCGAGCGGTTAGATGCCTTTGCCCAAAGCCTGGTGGATAACACCCAGAAGTTGAGAGGTGGTGCGAAACAGGTCGCGGTCGCTTAA
- the bchM gene encoding magnesium protoporphyrin IX methyltransferase, with protein sequence MTVTDDKTIVRDYFNATGFDRWRRIYGDGEVNKVQLDIRTGHQQTVDTLLGWLHEDGNLTGLTICDAGCGVGSLSIPLAEAGAIVFASDISEKMVEEAKTRAEASLGNSQNPTFAVQDLESLSGRYHTVVCLDVLIHYPQDKAADMIRHLSDLAESRLILSFAPKTLCYSLLKKVGEFFPGPSKTTRAYLHSEAEIVKILEALGWSIQRRAMTKTRFYFSRMLEATKEN encoded by the coding sequence ATGACGGTCACTGACGATAAAACAATTGTTCGAGATTATTTCAATGCTACTGGCTTCGATCGCTGGCGCAGAATTTATGGCGATGGCGAAGTGAATAAAGTCCAACTCGATATCCGCACGGGCCACCAGCAAACCGTAGACACCCTGCTGGGCTGGCTACATGAGGATGGCAATCTGACAGGACTGACGATTTGCGATGCGGGTTGTGGAGTGGGTAGCCTCAGTATTCCTCTGGCTGAAGCAGGGGCGATCGTCTTTGCCAGCGATATCTCCGAGAAGATGGTTGAGGAAGCCAAAACCCGCGCCGAAGCAAGTCTGGGCAATAGTCAAAATCCCACCTTTGCCGTTCAGGATCTGGAAAGCTTGTCAGGTCGCTATCACACGGTTGTTTGTTTGGATGTGCTGATCCACTACCCCCAGGACAAAGCCGCCGACATGATTCGTCACCTCAGCGACCTGGCAGAATCCCGTCTGATTCTCAGTTTTGCACCCAAAACCCTCTGCTATAGTCTGCTGAAAAAAGTTGGCGAATTCTTCCCCGGCCCCAGCAAAACCACCCGTGCCTACCTGCATAGCGAAGCCGAAATTGTGAAAATCCTGGAAGCACTGGGCTGGAGCATTCAACGCCGCGCTATGACCAAAACCCGCTTCTACTTCTCCCGTATGTTGGAAGCCACGAAGGAGAATTAA
- a CDS encoding DUF423 domain-containing protein, whose translation MFNFFLASGAILGGLSVAAGAFATHSLRGQISDRALEIFDTGARYQMYHALALLAVALLIARTELPPPTLLAAGYAFIAGTLIFSGSLYALSLSGIKILGAVAPIGGAALIAGWICLAIAAVGKSVSSG comes from the coding sequence ATGTTCAACTTCTTCCTTGCCAGTGGTGCCATTCTCGGTGGATTATCTGTAGCGGCGGGAGCATTTGCTACTCATTCATTGCGGGGGCAAATCAGCGATCGTGCGCTGGAGATCTTTGACACGGGAGCGCGGTATCAGATGTATCATGCCCTGGCACTCCTGGCGGTGGCTTTACTGATCGCCCGCACGGAACTGCCACCGCCAACGCTACTAGCCGCAGGGTATGCCTTCATTGCCGGAACCTTGATCTTCTCTGGTAGCCTTTATGCCCTCAGCCTCAGCGGCATCAAAATTCTGGGAGCCGTTGCCCCGATCGGAGGAGCCGCTCTGATTGCTGGATGGATCTGTTTGGCGATCGCGGCGGTAGGGAAATCCGTATCTTCGGGTTAG
- the htpG gene encoding molecular chaperone HtpG — protein MTTVLEKGNISIHTENIFPIIKKWLYSDHEIFLRELISNAVDAIQKLKMVSHSGEYSGDLGEPEIIITLNKEAKTLAVSDTGIGMTAEEVKKYINQVAFSSAEEFVQKYKANADQQIIGHFGLGFYSSFMVASKVEIDTLSYQPGAQAVHWSCDGTTEFELTDSSRTQRGTTVTLTLMDEEKEYLEPYRIRSLITKYCDFMPFPIKLEVIEPPKAEGEATEAAPEAKAPEQVNRQKAPWKESPNSLTKEDYLEFYRYLYPFQEDPLLWVHLNTDYPFVVNGILYFPKLKPDVDVTKGQIKLFCNQVFVSDNCEEVIPRFLMPLRGVIDSADIPLNVSRSFLQNDRTVRRIADYIAKKVGDRLKELYRDDRDQYVRSWQDLGTFVKFGSLNDDKFKKQVEDIVIYRTTWQGAGDQGAAIGETSEAPKVEVQSAEGDVWQDVSSPSSSSPTPDTQHPTPSYTTLKEYLERNKERHENRVFYCTDEVSQATYVELHKQQGLEVLFMDSFIDTHFISFLEREYPDIKFSRVDADLDDTLIDKDKEAEIVDPKTNKTRSELIKELFQQALNKPKVTIRTESLKASDQQGSPPAVVLLPEHLRRIREMSALLQQQAVEFPEEHILLVNTAHPLIQNLVSISQGSIIQSGGQSPSAELATLICNHVYDLALMAQKGFDADGMKTFIDRSNQVLTRLTTN, from the coding sequence ATGACTACTGTTCTGGAAAAGGGCAATATCAGTATCCATACTGAGAATATTTTTCCAATTATTAAAAAGTGGCTCTATTCCGACCACGAAATTTTTCTAAGAGAGCTGATATCAAATGCTGTAGATGCCATCCAGAAGCTGAAGATGGTATCTCATTCGGGTGAGTACTCCGGTGATCTGGGAGAACCCGAAATCATCATCACCCTGAATAAGGAAGCTAAGACCCTGGCGGTTTCCGATACGGGAATTGGCATGACTGCGGAGGAAGTCAAGAAATACATTAATCAGGTTGCTTTCTCTAGCGCTGAAGAATTTGTGCAGAAGTACAAAGCCAACGCCGATCAGCAAATTATTGGTCACTTTGGATTAGGCTTCTACTCTTCTTTCATGGTCGCCTCCAAAGTGGAGATTGATACCCTGTCCTATCAGCCTGGAGCACAGGCCGTTCACTGGTCATGTGATGGCACTACGGAATTTGAACTGACCGATTCCTCCCGGACTCAGCGCGGTACGACCGTCACCCTGACGCTGATGGACGAGGAGAAGGAATACCTGGAACCCTACCGGATCCGATCGCTGATCACCAAATACTGCGACTTCATGCCTTTCCCGATCAAGCTGGAGGTGATTGAACCCCCGAAGGCGGAGGGAGAAGCAACTGAAGCAGCCCCAGAAGCCAAGGCACCGGAACAGGTCAACCGTCAGAAAGCCCCCTGGAAGGAATCTCCCAACAGCCTTACCAAGGAAGACTACCTGGAGTTTTATCGCTACCTGTACCCATTCCAGGAAGATCCCCTGCTCTGGGTGCATCTGAACACGGACTATCCGTTTGTGGTGAATGGCATTCTCTACTTCCCCAAACTCAAGCCTGATGTGGATGTCACCAAAGGACAGATCAAACTCTTCTGCAATCAGGTCTTCGTCAGCGACAACTGTGAAGAGGTAATTCCCCGCTTCCTGATGCCCCTGCGCGGTGTGATCGACAGTGCCGATATTCCCCTGAACGTCTCCCGTAGCTTCCTGCAGAACGATCGCACCGTGCGCCGGATTGCCGACTACATTGCCAAGAAGGTGGGCGATCGCCTGAAAGAACTGTACCGGGACGATCGCGACCAATATGTCCGCTCCTGGCAAGACCTGGGCACCTTCGTCAAATTTGGCTCTCTCAACGACGACAAGTTCAAAAAGCAAGTTGAGGATATTGTCATTTATCGCACAACCTGGCAGGGTGCCGGAGATCAGGGAGCGGCGATCGGGGAAACCAGCGAAGCCCCTAAAGTTGAAGTGCAATCTGCAGAAGGCGATGTCTGGCAAGATGTCTCCTCCCCATCATCCTCTTCCCCGACACCCGACACCCAACACCCAACACCCTCTTACACCACCCTCAAAGAATACCTGGAGCGCAATAAAGAGCGGCACGAAAACCGCGTCTTCTACTGCACCGATGAAGTGAGTCAGGCGACCTATGTGGAACTCCACAAGCAGCAGGGCTTAGAAGTGTTATTTATGGATTCCTTCATCGATACCCACTTCATCAGCTTCCTGGAGCGGGAGTATCCAGACATCAAGTTCTCACGGGTAGATGCGGATCTGGATGACACCCTGATCGATAAGGATAAAGAGGCCGAAATTGTTGATCCAAAAACCAACAAGACCCGCAGCGAACTGATTAAGGAACTGTTCCAGCAAGCCTTGAACAAGCCCAAGGTTACAATTCGCACGGAATCCTTGAAAGCCAGTGATCAGCAGGGCAGTCCACCTGCCGTTGTGCTGCTACCGGAACACCTGCGGCGGATTCGGGAGATGAGTGCGTTGCTACAACAACAAGCCGTCGAGTTCCCGGAAGAGCATATCCTGCTGGTCAACACCGCCCATCCCCTGATTCAAAATCTGGTCAGCATCAGCCAGGGCAGCATTATCCAGAGCGGTGGCCAGTCTCCTTCGGCTGAACTGGCAACCCTGATCTGCAACCATGTCTATGATCTGGCACTGATGGCCCAAAAAGGCTTTGATGCGGATGGCATGAAGACCTTTATCGATCGCTCCAATCAAGTGCTGACGCGCCTGACGACGAATTAG
- the rpmB gene encoding 50S ribosomal protein L28, whose product MARKCQLTGKKANNAYAISHSHRRTKKLQEVNLQWKRVWWEEGKRWVRLRLSTKAIKTLEKKSLGQFAKEAGINLNQF is encoded by the coding sequence ATGGCTCGTAAATGTCAGCTAACTGGGAAAAAGGCGAATAATGCCTATGCCATCTCCCACTCACACCGCCGCACCAAAAAGCTGCAGGAAGTGAATCTGCAATGGAAGCGAGTCTGGTGGGAAGAAGGAAAGCGTTGGGTGCGCCTGCGCCTGTCAACGAAAGCAATCAAGACTCTAGAGAAAAAGAGTCTGGGTCAATTTGCGAAGGAAGCCGGAATTAACCTGAACCAGTTTTAG